A single region of the Calditrichota bacterium genome encodes:
- a CDS encoding glycosyltransferase family 2 protein: MNAIQTQKIALSAVIPVYNEKESLPELYRQLTEVLEKEGYTYELIFVDDGSRDGSADVLASLAEKDTRVRVIQFQKNYGKSAALSVGFAAAEGEIVATLDADLQDDPREIPALIQKLNEGGYDLVSGWKKKRHDPISKRWPSKIFNWVTSRISGVRIHDINCGLKVYRNFVVKNLHPYGELHRFLPVLAHLDGFTVGEKEVVHHPRKYGKSKFGVSRFTSGFFDLLTVMFLSRYLKKPLHLFGVLGILSFVGGFVIGAYLTVLRLTGHWIGNRPLLFLGILLMIMGVQFISIGLLGEMITASQTRKSAYVIRRTFNLNPTFLPPQTP, translated from the coding sequence ATGAATGCAATCCAGACACAAAAAATAGCTCTTTCAGCGGTAATTCCCGTCTATAATGAAAAGGAATCGCTGCCGGAATTGTACCGGCAGTTAACCGAGGTACTGGAGAAGGAAGGCTACACCTACGAATTGATTTTTGTGGACGACGGCTCCCGCGACGGCTCGGCGGACGTGCTGGCTTCTCTGGCGGAAAAAGACACGCGTGTGCGGGTGATTCAATTTCAGAAAAACTACGGAAAATCGGCCGCGCTTTCCGTAGGATTTGCAGCAGCAGAAGGGGAAATCGTGGCTACCCTGGATGCCGATTTGCAGGACGACCCCCGCGAAATTCCGGCCCTGATTCAAAAATTGAATGAAGGCGGGTACGATCTGGTTTCCGGTTGGAAGAAAAAACGCCACGACCCCATTAGCAAACGCTGGCCGTCTAAAATTTTTAACTGGGTAACTTCCCGAATTTCGGGAGTGCGGATTCACGACATCAACTGCGGCCTGAAGGTGTACCGAAATTTTGTGGTGAAAAATCTCCACCCCTACGGGGAACTGCACCGGTTTTTGCCCGTTCTGGCTCACCTGGACGGGTTCACCGTGGGCGAAAAAGAGGTGGTCCACCACCCCCGCAAATACGGAAAAAGCAAATTTGGGGTGTCCCGGTTTACGTCCGGCTTTTTCGATCTGCTGACGGTCATGTTCTTGTCCCGATATCTGAAAAAACCGCTGCATCTGTTTGGCGTTCTCGGAATTTTATCGTTTGTCGGCGGCTTTGTGATCGGCGCCTACCTGACGGTTTTGCGGCTCACCGGCCACTGGATCGGCAACCGTCCGCTCCTCTTCCTGGGAATTTTGCTCATGATCATGGGTGTGCAATTTATTTCCATTGGCCTGTTGGGAGAGATGATTACGGCATCTCAAACGCGCAAATCCGCTTACGTTATTCGTCGAACCTTCAACCTAAACCCAACATTCCTGCCCCCGCAAACGCCATGA
- a CDS encoding glycosyltransferase — translation MRLVIIGPAPPYRGGIANFVTQMYFHLRQRGHTVHIVNFTRQYPDFLFPGKTQYEPDSHTPTVPSVRVIDSVWPPSWVRAAQVVRHFQPDIVVYNHWMPFFAPAYAKIAALLRLKKPPVQICLCHNVTPHETRPGDRLLNRLFLRQLNGHIVLSEAVKKDLETLLPGARIQKVLHPVSETFGGTCSRKEARQKLGLPQKKTLLLFFGYVRRYKGLDLLLKAFARLVQENQPVHLLIVGEFYEPKNQFEVFIQENGLKEFVTLVDEFVPNDQVGLYFSAADAVVMPYRSATQSGIIPIAYQFERPVITTNVGGLPDFVEEGKTGFLVPPENPEALAEGIRLFLEKKETIPFEENIRQFRKNFSWERLVEAIESFVG, via the coding sequence ATGAGACTTGTGATCATCGGACCGGCTCCTCCGTACCGGGGAGGAATTGCCAATTTTGTTACTCAGATGTATTTTCACCTCCGTCAACGCGGCCACACGGTACACATCGTTAATTTTACGCGCCAGTACCCTGATTTTCTCTTTCCGGGCAAAACCCAATATGAACCGGATTCACACACACCGACTGTACCCTCGGTGCGTGTGATTGATTCCGTATGGCCGCCGAGCTGGGTCCGGGCTGCACAGGTTGTTCGCCATTTTCAGCCGGATATTGTGGTGTACAACCACTGGATGCCCTTTTTTGCACCGGCCTACGCCAAAATTGCGGCTTTGCTGCGATTGAAAAAACCCCCGGTGCAAATTTGCCTCTGTCACAATGTGACCCCCCACGAAACGCGCCCCGGTGACCGGTTGTTAAACCGGCTGTTCCTGCGGCAATTAAACGGGCACATTGTGCTCTCGGAGGCGGTGAAAAAGGATTTGGAAACCCTTTTACCCGGTGCCAGAATTCAGAAGGTGCTGCACCCCGTATCCGAAACCTTCGGCGGGACGTGCTCCCGCAAAGAAGCACGACAAAAATTAGGGCTCCCGCAGAAAAAGACTCTCCTGTTGTTTTTCGGTTACGTGCGGCGCTACAAGGGATTGGACCTTTTGTTGAAAGCGTTCGCGCGCCTTGTTCAAGAAAACCAGCCGGTGCACCTTTTGATTGTGGGGGAATTCTACGAACCCAAGAATCAGTTTGAGGTGTTTATCCAAGAAAACGGCCTGAAAGAATTTGTGACCCTTGTAGATGAATTTGTTCCCAATGATCAGGTGGGACTCTATTTCTCGGCAGCGGATGCCGTGGTCATGCCGTACCGTTCAGCCACCCAGAGCGGCATCATTCCCATTGCGTACCAGTTTGAGAGACCGGTAATTACGACAAACGTGGGAGGGCTGCCCGATTTTGTCGAAGAAGGAAAGACGGGTTTTTTGGTGCCTCCGGAAAATCCCGAAGCGCTGGCAGAGGGAATCCGGTTATTTTTGGAGAAAAAAGAAACCATTCCGTTTGAAGAAAACATCCGCCAGTTTCGAAAGAATTTTTCCTGGGAACGGCTGGTGGAGGCAATTGAATCGTTTGTAGGGTAG